The following proteins are co-located in the Xanthocytophaga agilis genome:
- a CDS encoding SDR family oxidoreductase, whose product MILVTGATGHFGRLTIDFLLQKGVEANQIAALVRSPEKATDLQAKGIHIIMGNYDEYDSLVRACRGVDKLLLVSGNDLSNRFSHHENMIKATMEANVKHVIYTSGAHKAENSTSLLWLFVEAHIKTERLLETSGLSYTILRNGLYMDLVPAFIGNALETGMIYLPTGEGKIGMALRSEMAEAAATVLASDGHENKIYTFVNTETFGYQNVATYLSEITGKPIQYISPTKEKFMATLSTAGIHMPQEYVNILLAQAQGEGDLASEDLVKLLGRKPMSLKPFLEQLYQS is encoded by the coding sequence ATGATCTTAGTTACAGGAGCAACCGGACATTTTGGAAGACTAACCATTGATTTTTTGCTTCAAAAAGGAGTTGAAGCAAATCAAATTGCTGCCTTGGTGCGAAGTCCTGAAAAAGCAACAGATTTGCAAGCAAAAGGCATACATATCATCATGGGCAATTATGATGAGTATGATTCATTGGTAAGAGCATGCCGTGGGGTAGATAAGCTTTTGCTTGTATCAGGAAATGATTTATCCAATCGCTTTTCCCACCATGAGAATATGATAAAGGCTACAATGGAAGCCAACGTGAAACATGTGATTTACACAAGTGGTGCCCATAAAGCAGAAAATTCAACTTCTCTGTTATGGTTGTTTGTGGAAGCACATATCAAAACGGAGAGGTTGCTGGAAACAAGCGGATTATCATACACCATTTTACGAAATGGATTGTATATGGACCTTGTTCCTGCTTTTATAGGCAATGCGTTAGAAACAGGCATGATTTATTTGCCTACTGGCGAAGGTAAAATAGGGATGGCTTTACGGTCGGAAATGGCTGAGGCCGCGGCTACAGTACTCGCTTCAGATGGACATGAAAATAAAATCTATACCTTTGTCAATACCGAAACATTCGGCTATCAGAATGTTGCAACGTACCTTTCGGAAATCACAGGTAAACCCATTCAGTATATTTCCCCTACCAAAGAAAAGTTTATGGCTACCTTGTCAACGGCTGGTATACATATGCCGCAAGAATATGTCAATATATTATTGGCTCAGGCACAAGGAGAAGGTGATTTAGCAAGTGAAGATCTGGTAAAACTTCTGGGAAGGAAACCCATGTCATTAAAACCGTTCTTGGAGCAGCTATACCAATCCTAA
- a CDS encoding leucine-rich repeat domain-containing protein: MRDFYSTTSDTIRLLNRQIFAALCVMILFLASAQTVFAQTVPIPDANFRQYLHDKFPHTLTSSGELIVAEAAAIDTIFCYNRQISNLAGIQYFTGLNFLGCGGNQLTSLPDLSPLTNLKSLDFSRNQFTVFPTLSQNTALIEVNCSANQISSLPDLSSLPKLVFLRFGKNKFTSFPAFSLPVKSRLALIQCDSNQLTVLPDLSDFKNLVTLDVSYNQLTQLPSLAALTQLDVLQCHGNQLTSLPDLSHNLVLWGIDFSQNQFTEFPDISANTKLGFISCGGNQLDSLPDLTNYPDMQYLRLAHNKFTSLPDISHLNMEQLFVQGNQLTFDDLLTLVPTREKLLKKGNGTNRFYSYNQGEIGTTKTVKLKQGDAYTIDLDIDDTVTTSTYHWYKNAVLVATTQTNKLVFSSLTLGNAGVYTAKVTNPAYPNDTLTNNPVTIEIESNGPWTPVIGGGENHLIILPATLTSSIEGSPLSVGDYIGVFFTDNAGNKVNGGMVKWTGDNQVLNVWGTTATPKNGFTTGESFVLKVWRASDQKEIEVVATYTTTSPYTHAGSYAANGLSSISALHTVAPCVQQVISLHKGWNLISLNVQPADTTMKTIFGSIQNILVKDAAGKILYAPQNGISNGSWNILEGYKVLVTQEEVLTVCGKKIDPQTPISIPYTTYPYFLPYFGSNPVSLTAALGAIENSFNFVQSNEYPAGSANVVAYNYLPSHIINPPIDQIGTLKPGLAYKVSMNKAIPDFRYPSLAGMRTGASAAREKSTSHYDLPVTTTANNALLVLPNEILGKVLVAGDEVAVYTTEGTLAGAGQYTGENLIVTIWENEKMQANTPFNLKVWKQDRQQEIEVATTYKKGNGVFTSNSIQVTSQVTLLTGDKVNTQLLTLYPNPTRESVQIRTLTEQTGPATVRIYTLMGTKVLEVQKNSLQESTLSVGQLAPGQYLCVIQTGDQQLRSKLLIVK, translated from the coding sequence ATGAGAGATTTTTACTCTACCACGAGTGATACGATCCGGTTGCTAAACAGACAGATCTTTGCTGCTTTGTGTGTAATGATTCTGTTTTTGGCCAGTGCTCAAACGGTGTTTGCCCAAACCGTACCCATTCCGGATGCGAACTTCCGTCAATACCTGCATGACAAGTTTCCACACACTCTTACTTCCAGTGGTGAGTTGATTGTTGCGGAAGCCGCCGCTATCGATACAATTTTCTGTTACAATCGCCAGATTTCAAATCTGGCAGGCATTCAATACTTCACAGGACTGAATTTTCTGGGTTGTGGTGGCAATCAGCTTACTTCTTTACCGGATCTTTCTCCACTCACTAACTTAAAAAGCCTTGACTTTTCCCGGAATCAATTCACTGTATTTCCTACTCTTTCCCAGAATACAGCTTTGATCGAGGTGAATTGCTCTGCCAATCAGATCAGTTCATTGCCAGACTTATCGTCACTTCCCAAGTTGGTTTTTCTAAGGTTTGGAAAAAACAAGTTTACCTCTTTTCCTGCATTCTCGTTGCCTGTCAAATCACGTCTGGCATTGATTCAATGCGACAGTAATCAATTAACCGTTCTGCCTGATCTATCCGATTTTAAAAATCTGGTTACACTGGATGTATCCTACAATCAACTGACACAATTGCCTTCTCTTGCTGCTCTTACTCAGCTGGACGTGCTACAATGTCATGGCAATCAGCTAACTTCATTACCTGATTTATCGCACAATCTTGTGTTATGGGGAATTGACTTTTCACAAAATCAATTCACTGAGTTTCCGGATATTTCAGCCAATACCAAACTTGGCTTTATCTCCTGTGGAGGCAATCAACTGGATTCATTGCCAGATCTGACTAACTATCCCGACATGCAGTATCTGCGTTTGGCCCATAATAAATTTACCTCTCTGCCAGATATCTCTCATCTGAATATGGAACAACTTTTTGTCCAGGGCAACCAGCTAACCTTTGATGACTTACTGACACTGGTACCTACCCGTGAGAAACTGCTGAAAAAAGGAAACGGAACCAATCGGTTTTACAGCTATAACCAGGGCGAAATCGGTACCACAAAAACTGTCAAGTTGAAACAGGGAGATGCGTATACAATTGATCTGGATATAGATGATACCGTTACGACAAGTACCTATCACTGGTATAAAAATGCAGTACTGGTAGCAACTACACAAACCAACAAGCTGGTATTTTCGTCTCTGACACTGGGAAATGCGGGTGTATATACTGCTAAAGTAACCAACCCTGCTTATCCTAACGATACACTAACCAATAATCCTGTTACGATTGAGATTGAGTCAAACGGTCCCTGGACTCCTGTGATTGGAGGAGGTGAAAATCACCTGATTATCCTGCCTGCCACACTGACTTCTTCTATTGAAGGCAGTCCGCTGAGTGTTGGAGATTATATTGGTGTATTCTTCACTGACAATGCTGGGAACAAGGTCAATGGAGGAATGGTGAAATGGACAGGAGACAATCAGGTACTGAATGTCTGGGGTACAACTGCTACTCCTAAAAACGGGTTTACAACAGGTGAATCGTTTGTACTGAAAGTATGGCGTGCTTCAGACCAGAAAGAAATAGAGGTAGTGGCAACCTACACTACAACAAGTCCTTACACGCATGCAGGTAGCTATGCAGCCAATGGCCTTAGCAGTATTTCTGCCTTACACACAGTGGCACCATGTGTTCAACAAGTTATATCCTTACACAAGGGCTGGAACCTTATTTCACTAAATGTTCAGCCCGCAGATACAACTATGAAAACTATTTTCGGTTCTATTCAGAATATTCTGGTAAAAGATGCCGCAGGCAAGATATTGTATGCTCCACAGAACGGCATCAGTAATGGCAGCTGGAATATCCTGGAAGGGTATAAAGTATTGGTAACACAGGAAGAGGTACTGACGGTTTGTGGTAAAAAGATTGACCCGCAAACTCCTATAAGCATTCCCTATACTACCTATCCGTATTTTCTACCTTATTTCGGAAGTAATCCGGTTTCACTTACAGCTGCATTGGGTGCTATTGAGAACAGCTTTAACTTTGTGCAGAGCAACGAATATCCGGCAGGATCAGCGAATGTAGTCGCCTATAACTACCTGCCTTCTCATATTATAAATCCTCCTATTGATCAGATAGGTACACTGAAACCTGGTTTGGCTTATAAAGTTTCGATGAATAAGGCTATTCCTGACTTTCGCTATCCATCACTGGCAGGTATGAGAACAGGAGCAAGTGCAGCCAGAGAGAAAAGTACCAGTCACTACGATTTGCCTGTAACGACAACAGCTAACAATGCATTGCTTGTGTTGCCAAATGAAATTCTTGGTAAGGTACTGGTAGCAGGGGATGAGGTAGCTGTCTATACAACAGAAGGAACACTGGCAGGAGCCGGACAGTATACAGGCGAAAACCTGATTGTAACTATCTGGGAAAATGAAAAAATGCAGGCCAATACCCCATTTAATCTGAAAGTATGGAAACAGGATCGTCAGCAGGAAATAGAAGTGGCTACAACGTATAAAAAAGGCAATGGAGTATTTACCTCTAACTCGATACAGGTTACCAGTCAGGTTACATTGCTTACAGGCGACAAGGTAAATACACAGCTGCTTACGTTGTATCCAAATCCAACCAGAGAAAGCGTTCAGATACGGACATTGACTGAACAAACCGGTCCGGCTACCGTTCGTATCTATACACTGATGGGTACAAAAGTGCTGGAAGTACAGAAAAATTCACTGCAAGAGTCTACACTATCGGTAGGGCAACTAGCTCCGGGACAATATCTATGTGTGATTCAAACAGGTGATCAGCAGTTGAGAAGTAAATTGCTCATTGTAAAATAA
- a CDS encoding VOC family protein, which produces MSGNKTQTIKTVPDGYTAVTPWIISSSTEKMIHFLTTVFDAQEVPNSRIKNEDGVIIHAVVKIDNAVMMLFDSRDGWGPTPTFLNLYVKDIDSAYQKALELGATSVTEITTLWFGEKVCRIIDPMGNLLWINQRVEEVDFTNPEEVRKRASSPEAISGIAYIQKSLDEAIRKQKSLL; this is translated from the coding sequence ATGTCAGGCAACAAAACACAAACAATTAAAACAGTGCCGGATGGTTATACGGCTGTAACACCCTGGATCATTTCCTCTTCTACTGAAAAGATGATCCATTTTTTAACAACTGTCTTTGATGCACAAGAAGTGCCCAACAGTAGAATTAAAAATGAAGATGGTGTAATCATTCATGCTGTTGTAAAAATTGACAACGCAGTGATGATGCTTTTTGACTCAAGAGATGGATGGGGACCCACACCAACTTTTCTGAATCTATATGTGAAGGATATCGATAGTGCTTACCAGAAAGCCCTGGAACTTGGAGCTACATCTGTGACAGAGATAACCACACTCTGGTTTGGTGAGAAGGTATGCCGGATAATAGATCCAATGGGTAATCTTCTATGGATCAATCAGCGTGTGGAAGAGGTGGATTTTACCAACCCTGAAGAAGTTAGAAAAAGAGCCTCTTCACCAGAAGCGATTAGTGGAATCGCATACATACAGAAATCCCTTGATGAGGCTATACGAAAGCAAAAAAGCTTGTTGTAA
- a CDS encoding gliding motility-associated C-terminal domain-containing protein translates to MNTENERIDWIEAYLSDSLSPEQKAVFTRQLQTDPTLSEEVELHRMANELIVDHALLDLKAKMITQYRPQYQQTNYLRGNRGSIWLVTGIVVLVALVGSVVYFKDKSTSGSKEISIQPIPQTEKPASLPTESVPELSTSKPKEVPDNTPKKPVPEHSVSIVKNNSTNAKDSALVSIPISVIPIPEKESAKPVEHPVTKEGSRYTPSKITPPAFKQPEVNCAGIQFTIAVQTEKSCSDGSSGKIICDLASIKGGTPPYQLSINKGASFRKTRQFEYLSPGIYYLTIKDASGCQYTLAEGIEIQAKDCTAPQEYAFSPDLGQVWTFPFGNDTKGTLQIFNREGVLVYRTEIHNGFPGEWNGQGNQGIPVPMGHYRFLFDEGKGKQTQGSVSVLR, encoded by the coding sequence ATGAACACAGAAAACGAACGTATTGACTGGATTGAAGCCTATCTTTCAGATAGCCTGTCACCTGAGCAGAAAGCTGTTTTTACTCGACAACTACAGACAGACCCTACGCTGTCTGAAGAAGTGGAACTCCACCGGATGGCAAATGAACTTATTGTAGATCACGCCTTACTTGATCTGAAGGCAAAGATGATCACTCAATACCGACCCCAGTATCAGCAAACCAACTACCTGAGAGGAAACCGAGGTAGTATCTGGCTGGTTACAGGTATTGTGGTACTTGTGGCATTGGTGGGGAGTGTAGTTTATTTCAAAGACAAATCCACCTCTGGCTCAAAAGAGATAAGTATACAACCTATTCCTCAAACGGAAAAACCTGCCTCACTGCCAACTGAGAGTGTACCAGAACTAAGTACATCAAAGCCAAAAGAAGTTCCGGATAACACACCAAAGAAACCTGTGCCTGAGCATAGTGTAAGTATTGTTAAAAATAATTCGACAAACGCAAAAGATTCAGCGTTGGTGTCTATTCCGATATCAGTTATCCCTATCCCTGAGAAGGAATCCGCAAAACCAGTTGAACATCCTGTTACAAAAGAAGGTAGTAGGTATACTCCTTCCAAAATAACACCACCAGCATTCAAACAGCCAGAAGTAAATTGTGCAGGCATACAATTTACGATAGCTGTTCAGACAGAGAAAAGCTGCTCAGATGGGTCTTCGGGAAAGATTATCTGTGACCTGGCCTCGATAAAAGGCGGCACACCTCCGTATCAGCTTTCTATCAATAAAGGAGCTTCCTTTCGGAAAACACGTCAGTTTGAATACCTCTCCCCCGGCATATATTACCTGACGATCAAAGATGCCAGTGGCTGCCAGTATACATTGGCAGAAGGCATTGAAATCCAGGCCAAAGATTGTACTGCACCCCAGGAATATGCTTTTTCCCCCGACTTGGGTCAGGTATGGACCTTTCCGTTTGGGAATGATACAAAGGGTACCCTACAGATCTTTAACAGAGAGGGAGTACTGGTGTATCGCACAGAGATTCATAATGGATTTCCGGGCGAATGGAACGGGCAAGGGAATCAGGGGATACCTGTACCTATGGGACACTATCGGTTCTTGTTTGATGAAGGAAAAGGAAAGCAGACACAGGGAAGTGTTTCTGTATTGAGATAA
- a CDS encoding PorP/SprF family type IX secretion system membrane protein has protein sequence MKAIWACIVLFLLCIQTYAQEVIGVPVAFNQFSNNYFLINPASISTQSDMAVNIGRQFNTNAWSDIYTHYANATLKFTSSKNQEEQFPRHVAGFNFIGDKEGQYLSRNRMYALYSLQVRLSEKIFLASGASVGFAFYTVSGTSVSPSGSATTPDAGLGLWLYDKQNGHIGVSVNQLTEGKLRPIEETTRLKRYYTLSLRKHIPLSSQVSLYPALLMRHVPAYQTLWEGTMGLVLNELFMAGVSMKYRENFTFQAGLEQLPVLGGYVKAGFSYTAPVPNRLVARFNSYEFTLSFYMVRKRKITEKGEEEEK, from the coding sequence ATGAAGGCAATCTGGGCGTGTATTGTCCTGTTTCTGCTCTGTATACAAACTTATGCCCAGGAGGTAATTGGTGTGCCAGTTGCCTTTAATCAATTCAGTAACAATTACTTTCTAATCAATCCTGCCAGCATTTCTACACAATCGGATATGGCTGTTAATATCGGCAGACAATTCAATACCAATGCGTGGAGTGATATTTATACCCATTATGCCAATGCTACGCTGAAATTTACATCGTCAAAGAACCAGGAAGAGCAGTTCCCGCGCCATGTGGCAGGATTTAATTTTATAGGAGATAAAGAGGGACAGTATCTGAGTCGCAACCGGATGTATGCATTGTATAGCCTGCAGGTTCGCCTTTCCGAAAAAATATTTCTTGCCAGTGGCGCCTCTGTAGGCTTCGCCTTCTATACTGTATCTGGAACCAGTGTGAGTCCTTCCGGATCTGCTACTACACCGGATGCGGGACTGGGTTTGTGGCTATATGACAAACAAAACGGACATATAGGAGTATCTGTCAACCAACTGACTGAAGGAAAGCTCAGGCCCATTGAGGAAACTACCCGATTGAAACGATATTATACTCTAAGCCTTCGCAAACATATTCCTCTTAGTTCGCAGGTAAGCTTATATCCGGCTTTGCTGATGAGGCATGTGCCAGCTTATCAAACTTTGTGGGAGGGTACTATGGGACTGGTCCTAAATGAGTTGTTTATGGCAGGAGTATCGATGAAGTACCGTGAGAATTTTACTTTTCAGGCAGGACTGGAACAGTTGCCTGTGTTGGGTGGCTATGTGAAGGCAGGTTTTTCCTATACAGCACCTGTACCTAACAGACTGGTGGCCCGCTTTAATTCGTATGAGTTTACACTTAGTTTTTATATGGTGAGAAAGAGGAAGATAACAGAGAAAGGAGAAGAAGAAGAAAAATAA
- a CDS encoding sigma-70 family RNA polymerase sigma factor — MNYSDKEILQAIRSGEDDKALSALYKNLLPKIKNLIRQNGGGQDDALDIFQDAILIFYKQVKMNSFNETYSIAGFVYTISRNLWINQVKRKKRSVEITDSEIPLELDDNMLTQLMTKEREDMVVKLLSSLGETCHRLLTYVIFHRLSMKEISQKMEFSSEDVAKTKHYKCKQRLIQLVKNTPYTQEILRG; from the coding sequence GTGAATTATTCAGACAAAGAAATACTTCAGGCTATTCGTTCCGGAGAGGATGACAAGGCATTATCAGCCTTGTATAAGAATCTGCTGCCCAAAATAAAGAACCTGATCCGACAAAATGGAGGTGGGCAGGATGATGCACTGGATATTTTTCAGGATGCCATTCTGATCTTCTATAAACAGGTAAAGATGAACTCCTTTAATGAAACCTACTCTATTGCCGGATTTGTCTATACTATAAGTCGCAACCTGTGGATCAATCAGGTAAAACGCAAAAAACGAAGCGTAGAAATAACAGATTCCGAAATTCCGCTGGAACTGGATGACAACATGCTGACTCAGTTAATGACAAAGGAACGGGAGGATATGGTGGTCAAACTGCTCTCTTCGCTGGGAGAGACCTGCCATCGGTTACTGACGTATGTTATCTTTCATCGGTTATCGATGAAGGAGATCAGCCAGAAAATGGAGTTTAGTTCAGAAGACGTTGCCAAGACAAAGCATTACAAATGCAAGCAACGCCTCATTCAATTGGTAAAAAACACGCCGTATACACAGGAAATACTCAGAGGATGA
- a CDS encoding TonB-dependent receptor, producing the protein MKKSLLVTILIFIGIANVFAQETISGFVKNSKGGGVVGANVTIKGTNTHAAADSTGAFKITASKVPFTLRISSVGYRSLEVQVAEVSATPLEITLVDDNILNEVVVTARRRSETAQEVPIPISVVGGAVVEETGAFNVNRVKELVPTVQLYSSNPRNTTLNIRGVGSTFGLTNDGIDPGVGFYVDGVYFARPAATTLDFIDIERIEVLRGPQGTLFGKNTTAGAFNITTRKPSFTPGASFEVSYGNYGYIQAKSAVTGPLGKKFAGRLSFSGTQRDGTIYNVVSEKHINDLNNLGFRAQLLYIPSSTVQITLTGDASRQRPEGYAQVVAGVVQTQRAAYRQFDQIIADLNYQLPSRNPFDRKIDHNTTWRSGNDLGGVALNVEASIGSGTLTSTTAWRYWNWDPSNDRDFTGLPVLTLSQATSKHQQWTQEVRYAGNVTSNLSGVIGAFVIGQDLKTDPYHIEESGAAQWRFSQSTTSEKWKTPGLFDGYGIKTYSRLKTFGAAVFGQLDWAITPTIHVLPGLRYNYDQKEVDFNRQTYGGLQTDDPDLIALKRLVYTDQAFKADVDESNLSGQLTVAYRPNKGINAFVTYSTSYKPVGVNLGGLPTDKGEVLTDLARIKPEYVNHVEIGIKTAPTSKSSLNLVFHNTDIRDYQTQVQTAEVGVNRGYLANADKVRVYGIELDGNIRVSSYFSLYGAAAYTIGKYISFPNAPVPLEETGASSSFKDISGGELPGISKWAGSVGGELSTGSKRLLNQAGKFFIAADGYFRSSFSSSPSPSRYLNIDGYSLLNARAGFRATDGLSVFIWSRNLLNKNYFEQLLPAAGNAGHYAAVLGDPATYGITLRYSL; encoded by the coding sequence ATGAAAAAATCATTATTGGTAACTATCCTCATTTTCATAGGGATAGCCAATGTATTTGCTCAGGAAACCATTTCCGGATTTGTTAAAAACAGCAAAGGCGGAGGCGTAGTTGGCGCCAATGTAACAATCAAAGGAACCAACACCCATGCAGCCGCTGATAGCACGGGAGCCTTTAAAATAACTGCCAGCAAAGTTCCTTTTACACTTCGTATCAGTTCTGTCGGTTATCGTTCCCTGGAGGTTCAGGTAGCTGAAGTATCCGCAACCCCACTGGAAATAACCCTTGTGGATGACAATATCCTAAACGAAGTAGTCGTGACCGCCCGCAGACGCAGCGAAACAGCGCAGGAAGTCCCTATTCCTATCTCTGTAGTTGGTGGAGCAGTAGTGGAAGAAACGGGTGCATTTAACGTGAACCGTGTAAAGGAACTGGTACCTACCGTACAGCTATATTCCTCCAATCCACGTAATACGACCCTTAACATTCGTGGAGTGGGTTCAACCTTCGGACTTACCAATGACGGTATTGACCCAGGTGTAGGTTTTTATGTAGATGGAGTTTACTTTGCTCGTCCGGCAGCAACTACGCTGGACTTTATTGACATCGAACGCATTGAAGTATTACGTGGCCCACAGGGAACGCTCTTTGGAAAAAATACAACAGCCGGTGCGTTTAATATTACCACCCGTAAACCCAGCTTTACACCTGGCGCCAGCTTTGAGGTCAGCTATGGAAATTACGGCTACATTCAGGCAAAAAGTGCGGTGACAGGGCCTCTGGGTAAAAAGTTTGCTGGTCGTTTATCGTTTTCAGGAACACAGCGGGATGGTACAATCTATAATGTAGTCTCTGAGAAACACATAAATGATCTGAACAACCTCGGTTTCCGGGCACAATTGCTTTATATCCCAAGTTCTACCGTACAGATTACACTGACTGGTGACGCATCTCGGCAACGACCAGAAGGCTATGCACAGGTTGTAGCAGGAGTAGTACAAACTCAGCGTGCGGCTTATCGTCAATTTGATCAGATTATTGCAGATCTGAACTATCAGCTGCCAAGCCGCAATCCGTTTGACAGGAAGATAGACCATAATACAACCTGGCGTTCTGGCAATGATCTGGGGGGCGTTGCATTGAATGTGGAAGCTTCAATCGGATCAGGTACACTGACTTCCACTACAGCATGGAGATACTGGAACTGGGACCCATCCAATGACCGTGACTTTACAGGGCTTCCTGTATTGACATTGTCACAGGCAACTTCCAAACACCAGCAGTGGACACAGGAGGTACGTTATGCAGGTAATGTGACGTCTAATCTGAGTGGTGTCATTGGTGCCTTTGTCATTGGACAAGACCTGAAAACAGATCCTTACCACATTGAAGAATCTGGTGCCGCACAGTGGCGTTTCTCTCAGAGTACTACCAGTGAAAAATGGAAAACCCCTGGCCTCTTTGATGGGTATGGTATAAAGACCTATTCCCGACTGAAAACTTTTGGCGCTGCCGTATTCGGACAATTGGATTGGGCTATTACTCCGACCATCCATGTGCTTCCTGGCTTGCGTTATAATTATGATCAGAAAGAGGTTGACTTCAACCGCCAGACCTATGGAGGATTACAGACAGATGATCCAGACCTGATAGCCTTAAAGAGACTGGTATACACAGATCAGGCATTTAAGGCAGATGTGGATGAGTCTAACCTATCAGGTCAACTGACAGTAGCTTACAGACCTAATAAAGGTATCAATGCTTTCGTGACTTACTCAACCAGCTACAAACCGGTAGGGGTTAACCTGGGAGGCTTGCCTACTGACAAGGGTGAAGTACTAACTGATCTGGCACGAATCAAACCGGAATATGTAAATCACGTAGAAATCGGTATCAAGACAGCTCCCACCTCTAAATCATCACTAAATCTGGTATTCCATAACACGGATATCCGTGATTACCAGACTCAGGTACAAACAGCAGAAGTGGGTGTAAACCGGGGCTATCTGGCTAATGCAGATAAGGTGCGTGTGTATGGTATTGAGCTGGATGGAAATATTCGGGTAAGTTCTTATTTCTCTCTGTATGGTGCAGCTGCCTACACCATAGGAAAATACATTTCCTTCCCGAATGCTCCTGTACCTCTGGAAGAAACAGGTGCATCGTCTTCCTTTAAAGATATTTCTGGTGGAGAGTTACCTGGTATTTCCAAGTGGGCAGGATCTGTAGGTGGAGAACTTAGTACAGGATCAAAACGCCTCCTTAACCAGGCAGGTAAATTCTTTATCGCAGCAGATGGATATTTTCGTTCTTCGTTCTCTTCGAGCCCTTCACCTTCCCGTTATCTTAACATTGACGGATATTCCTTGTTAAATGCCAGAGCAGGGTTCCGGGCAACAGATGGATTATCTGTTTTTATCTGGTCACGCAACTTACTTAACAAAAATTATTTCGAACAACTACTTCCTGCTGCCGGTAACGCAGGTCATTATGCAGCTGTACTGGGTGATCCTGCTACATATGGCATTACGTTACGTTACTCTTTATAA
- a CDS encoding helix-turn-helix domain-containing protein: MVTKQEHCNDFEDCPITATMEVIGGKWKPIILYNLTFGTRRFGEIAARIPKISRKILTEQLKELEKDGLVERQQYKEIPPRVEYSLTDKSKSLVAVFKEIAQWGNENLLNTREKDDKSYK; the protein is encoded by the coding sequence ATGGTAACTAAGCAAGAGCACTGTAATGACTTTGAAGATTGCCCAATAACGGCAACAATGGAGGTAATCGGTGGAAAATGGAAGCCGATAATCTTGTATAATCTGACTTTTGGTACCAGGCGGTTCGGTGAAATTGCTGCACGTATTCCGAAAATATCAAGAAAGATTTTAACTGAACAATTGAAAGAGCTGGAGAAAGATGGATTGGTGGAACGCCAACAGTACAAAGAAATTCCCCCACGCGTTGAGTATTCTTTAACTGATAAAAGCAAAAGTCTTGTTGCTGTATTTAAAGAAATTGCTCAATGGGGAAATGAGAATCTTTTAAATACCCGTGAAAAAGATGACAAAAGCTATAAGTAA